From the genome of Colwellia psychrerythraea 34H, one region includes:
- a CDS encoding DUF885 domain-containing protein, which produces MNKNLKSSLLASAVIAALGLSACNENNTVVAETKTSTASETSEPKQVISSKQQLASLYLQAKQSLFKQRALSATMYGLSQKDIGQVISSDMEFYSPENEKQLRAELLSISNTIAGIKLDDADITTKNNQQVMAGLTRYFAGEPNFNIGYIDTWMGLSPFIVNQINGPLIDIPRVMQNDQPITTEKEALDYIVRLGQFDKLAATIIEKQTADAAQNWLPSKVTLQGAIKYLKGFTSGSAEQHPFVNVFREKIEKVDSLTTEQKQSLITQVIAKVSQVVYPAYQSVEKASEQLLSEARSESGIWAQPKGSVYYQDAIKQLGDSELSPTQIHQIGLDEVARISGVMNEILLAQGYTKGTVGERMVALNEEPRFLYEDSIAGREELLSDINGYITEVTAKMAPVFRTTPSYQVEVKSFPVEVQDGAPGGQYTSPAVDGSKPGIYWINLRDMKANPKFGLKTLTYHEANPGHHWQIALNLDQAELPFLRRIAPYNAYTEGWALYSEQVAYELGMYENDPFGDLGRLQAELFRAVRLVVDTGLHDKRWTREQAISYMSEQTGTAESDVVAEIERYMAWPGQALGYKLGMLKILSLREQAKARLGDKFDLAEFHDVVLLNGAVPMAVLSRNVNHWLDNKV; this is translated from the coding sequence ATGAATAAGAATTTAAAAAGCAGCTTATTGGCTAGTGCGGTTATTGCTGCATTAGGCTTGAGCGCATGCAATGAGAATAATACTGTTGTGGCGGAAACTAAAACAAGTACGGCTTCTGAAACTTCGGAACCTAAACAAGTGATCAGCTCAAAGCAACAATTGGCTTCGTTATATCTGCAAGCTAAACAGAGTCTTTTTAAGCAACGAGCTTTGTCAGCAACCATGTATGGTCTATCTCAAAAAGATATAGGACAAGTCATCAGTAGTGATATGGAGTTCTATAGCCCTGAAAATGAAAAGCAATTAAGAGCAGAGTTATTATCCATATCAAATACTATTGCTGGTATCAAGCTAGATGATGCCGATATAACAACAAAGAATAACCAACAAGTTATGGCAGGGCTTACGCGCTATTTTGCTGGAGAGCCCAATTTTAATATTGGTTATATTGATACATGGATGGGGCTTTCTCCTTTTATTGTTAATCAAATTAATGGTCCATTAATTGATATCCCAAGGGTGATGCAAAATGATCAGCCAATTACTACAGAAAAAGAAGCATTAGATTATATCGTGCGTTTAGGGCAGTTTGATAAACTTGCAGCAACTATTATTGAAAAGCAAACGGCAGATGCAGCCCAAAACTGGTTACCTTCAAAAGTAACCTTACAAGGTGCTATTAAATATTTGAAAGGCTTTACCAGTGGATCTGCAGAACAACATCCATTCGTGAATGTTTTTCGTGAGAAAATTGAAAAGGTTGACTCACTTACTACAGAGCAAAAGCAGTCTTTAATCACTCAAGTTATTGCTAAGGTAAGTCAAGTGGTATATCCCGCTTACCAATCAGTAGAAAAAGCCAGTGAACAGTTATTGAGCGAAGCGCGTTCTGAGTCAGGTATATGGGCGCAGCCAAAGGGTAGTGTTTATTATCAAGATGCTATTAAGCAGTTAGGGGATAGTGAATTATCGCCGACTCAAATTCATCAAATTGGTTTGGATGAAGTGGCGCGCATTAGCGGCGTTATGAATGAAATATTACTAGCTCAGGGTTATACAAAAGGCACTGTCGGTGAGCGCATGGTGGCGTTAAATGAAGAGCCACGCTTTTTATATGAAGACTCAATAGCAGGACGTGAAGAATTACTCAGTGATATTAATGGTTATATTACTGAGGTAACAGCAAAAATGGCACCAGTATTTAGAACTACGCCAAGTTATCAAGTAGAAGTGAAATCTTTCCCTGTTGAAGTGCAAGATGGTGCTCCAGGTGGTCAATATACATCACCCGCTGTAGATGGTAGCAAACCAGGTATTTATTGGATTAATTTGAGAGATATGAAAGCTAATCCGAAATTTGGATTAAAAACGCTAACATATCATGAGGCAAATCCAGGTCATCACTGGCAAATTGCGTTGAATTTAGACCAAGCAGAGCTGCCTTTTTTACGTAGAATTGCACCTTATAACGCATACACTGAGGGCTGGGCTCTTTATTCAGAACAAGTCGCGTATGAACTCGGCATGTATGAAAATGACCCTTTCGGAGATTTAGGTCGTCTACAAGCTGAATTATTTAGAGCAGTACGCTTGGTTGTTGATACTGGATTGCATGATAAACGTTGGACGCGAGAACAAGCGATTAGTTATATGTCAGAGCAAACAGGTACTGCTGAATCGGATGTGGTTGCAGAGATTGAGCGCTACATGGCATGGCCGGGTCAAGCGCTAGGTTATAAGCTTGGTATGTTAAAAATATTAAGTTTAAGAGAACAAGCTAAAGCCCGCTTAGGTGATAAATTTGATTTAGCAGAATTTCATGATGTAGTACTTTTAAATGGCGCAGTGCCAATGGCTGTATTATCACGTAATGTAAATCATTGGTTGGATAATAAAGTATAA